The sequence GGGGACGGTGATCGTCAGCCCGCCCGGGGCGGTCACCGTGAAGGTCACCGTGGTGGGACAGGTGGTCGAGGCGGGGCAGGTGCCGGCCTGCGCGGGCAGGGCCACCACCACCATGGCCGCCACCAGGGCGGCGGCGCCCGTCAGAGAGATACCCGGACGGCTTTCAGACACTGCTGTCTCCTTCGTCGAACGCTCGCCCCACCTGGGCCGTTCCTGCGTGATCACATCCTGCTCCGCGGCCGGACGCCGGAAACCGTCACAGGGGGGCACCTGGCAACTTTTGGTGATCATATAGTGACTGTTGGTAATCTTGAGGCTGATGGGTTCGCCTCCGCGCCGCGGCCGGGGCCCCCGGGCGGTGCCGGAGGACGCATCCGTTCGCCCCGGAACGGGCGTTTCCACCGCTGCCTTTGCGGCGGATTTGCCGTCCACGGACGGCGTTGGAAAACGCGGCGTATCGCCCGCGCAGACGATCGCCAAAGCCAACATCGCGTACTGGTCCGGCCCGAGCACAGCCTCGTCGGGCGGCGGCAGCCGCACCGCCGGGCAGAACACCGCGGCCCAGCAGGCCTCCCTGCCGGCACCGGTGGTCGCGTTCAGGGGACGCAAGCAGGCGGGCGCCCCCTCCTCCACGAGCCGGGAGCCGACGCTCGTCGTCACCATCCCGCCCCTCGACGCGGCGGGCCTCTACACCGGCGTCATCACGCACTCGGTCGCCTGAGCGGCGACCCCTCCGGCCGGCGCACGACGGTGGCGCCGGCCGCTCGGGACGCTCCGCGCGGGCACCTCGCACCCGCGCCTTCCGGGAACGTGGCGGAGCCGGGGCCGCCCGCCCAGGGCCCCGGTGCGTTGCAGGGCGACTCCGGCCGATGAGTTGACGTTTCCATGACCAGCCACGAACGCGGATGATCGACGGCCGTCGGCGACCGCGGGAGATATTGGGACCGCCGGGGCCGGACAGAGGATGGACAGCATCGTCCGGATCGGGCCTCAAGGGCGTTTGCGCCGATGCTCGCAGATTCCCGCTGACGGCGGCCCGATGCCGCGGACCTCGATCGCCCGATTGCGCTCAGCGGCCCACCCGCGTTCCTTTTTCTTCTTTCTTTCCTGGAAGGGATGTCATGCGTCACCGTTCTCGACGCCTGGGGTATCCGCTCGTGGTCATGGCTCTGATCCTGGCGGCAAGCGCTCCGCTGCCGGGGTCCGCCTCTGCCACTCCGCCGCCACACCCTCCGTCCCCCGTACGCCCATGGGTGAAGCTCTGCTCCAAGCTCAAGCTGATGCCGCAGCACCGGCGCATCCGCTGCCACTTCCCGCCCGCGCCCAGGCTCGCCACGGCGGCGGCGGCCAAGCGCATGGCGGAGAGCCGGAGAATACCGACGATCAGCGAACTGTCGATCCCGACCATCCCGTCGACTCCCATCGGGATCACCGCCGGGCCGGACGGCGCGATGTGGTTCACCGAGAACTTCGCCAACAAGATCGGGCGCGTCACCACCGCCGGCCTGTTCACCGAGTACACCATCCCCACCTCCGGTTCCGAGCCGGCGCACATCACCACCGGGCCTGACGGAGCCCTGTGGTTCACCGAGGCGGTCGGCAACAAGATCGGGCGGATCACCACCTCCGGGACGATCACCGAGTACACCATCCCCACCGCGGACTCCTATCCCTGGGGCATCACCGCGGGCCCGGACGGCAACCTGTGGTTCGTCGAGACGCTGGGCAACAAGATCGGGCGGATCACCACCTCCGGGACGATCACCGAGTACGCCCTGCCGACCAGCGACGTCTACGCCATGCGCATCGCCCCGGGCCCGGACGGCAACCTGTGGTTCACCCAGCCGCTGGGGAACAGCATCGGGCGGATCACCACCAGCGGGACGATCACCGAGTTCACCGTCCCGTCCTCCGGCGCGATGCCCATCGGGATCACCGCGGGCCCGGACGGCAAGATGTGGTACACCGACGCCAACGGAAAGGTCAGCTCCGTCACCACCACGGGCACCTTCGCCGAATACTCGCTCACCGACCCCGACAGCTTCCCCTGGGGCATCACGGTCGGGTCGGACAACAACCTGTGGTTCGTCGAGCAGAGCGCCAACAACGTCGCCAGCTCCTCCACCTCCGGGATAATCAACGAGTACGCGATGCCGACCGTCGTCTCCGGGCCGTTCGACATCGCG comes from Streptosporangium roseum DSM 43021 and encodes:
- a CDS encoding virginiamycin B lyase family protein, which gives rise to MPQHRRIRCHFPPAPRLATAAAAKRMAESRRIPTISELSIPTIPSTPIGITAGPDGAMWFTENFANKIGRVTTAGLFTEYTIPTSGSEPAHITTGPDGALWFTEAVGNKIGRITTSGTITEYTIPTADSYPWGITAGPDGNLWFVETLGNKIGRITTSGTITEYALPTSDVYAMRIAPGPDGNLWFTQPLGNSIGRITTSGTITEFTVPSSGAMPIGITAGPDGKMWYTDANGKVSSVTTTGTFAEYSLTDPDSFPWGITVGSDNNLWFVEQSANNVASSSTSGIINEYAMPTVVSGPFDIAAGPDDNLWITEDYVDQIAVVTP